A section of the Alkalihalobacillus sp. LMS39 genome encodes:
- a CDS encoding glycosyl hydrolase family 18 protein, producing the protein MSNQTEKTSRTRKITWIFRGFIILLIPVVAVVYFLLPSSEQVFLTQTENRLIYKGEIYENMILMKENTPYISVEFIKAEIDSALLFDEKSESIIITTRENVVQIPEEELELFINEEPFTFEVPTVVSENGKSYLNLEPLQSVYPLSVIVDQSETVFLFADGDTVTSGEIKDGLSISESRLRTGLSSRTPYTAEVNAGETVFLEHEEDNYVFARKMNGYGGFILKKHIESLEEKEIVVEIESREQQEKPMIEKPINLTWEAIYTKTPNPEQLPELPGVNVVSPTWFKLKNEKGDVSNLGTLEYTKWAKDNDKQVWALFSNDFDPDLTHEALKDFETRQTIIRQLLQYSQMYELDGINFDFENVYLQDGELVTQFMREITPYLHQLGLIVSMDITFISTSEMWSMFYNREALSEIVDYMIVMAYDEHWGSSPVAGSVASIPWVDRNINRILEEIPNEKLILGIPFYARLWQEEETDGGNIEVSSRALSMDQTSAWLEEHDISYNYDEESKQNYAEYYDKEEGITYKLWLEDFHSIEERVNIMEQYDLPGVASWARNFANDAAWEHLASLLSTGNEKEK; encoded by the coding sequence ATGTCAAATCAAACAGAAAAAACATCAAGAACACGCAAAATAACTTGGATTTTCCGAGGGTTTATTATTCTCCTTATACCAGTGGTTGCTGTTGTGTATTTTTTACTTCCTTCTTCAGAGCAAGTGTTTCTGACACAGACAGAAAACCGTTTGATTTATAAGGGTGAAATCTATGAAAATATGATACTAATGAAAGAGAATACACCATATATTTCGGTAGAGTTTATAAAAGCAGAGATTGATTCAGCGCTTCTTTTTGATGAAAAAAGTGAATCGATTATTATTACAACACGAGAAAATGTCGTTCAAATACCAGAAGAAGAATTAGAATTATTTATTAATGAAGAACCATTTACGTTTGAAGTTCCGACGGTAGTTTCTGAAAATGGAAAATCATATTTAAATCTAGAGCCATTACAATCGGTTTATCCCCTTTCTGTAATCGTTGACCAATCTGAAACTGTGTTTTTATTTGCTGATGGAGATACGGTGACATCTGGTGAAATTAAAGACGGGCTTTCTATAAGTGAGTCTAGACTTCGAACAGGTTTGAGTTCACGGACTCCCTATACAGCGGAAGTTAATGCAGGAGAAACTGTATTTCTGGAACATGAAGAGGATAACTATGTTTTTGCAAGAAAAATGAATGGTTATGGTGGGTTTATCTTAAAAAAGCATATTGAATCTCTAGAGGAAAAAGAAATTGTTGTTGAGATTGAGTCTCGTGAACAACAGGAAAAACCTATGATTGAAAAGCCGATTAATTTAACGTGGGAAGCGATTTATACAAAGACACCAAATCCTGAACAATTGCCTGAGCTACCAGGAGTTAATGTTGTGTCACCGACGTGGTTTAAATTAAAAAATGAAAAAGGCGATGTGTCAAACCTTGGTACATTAGAATATACAAAGTGGGCAAAAGACAATGATAAACAGGTGTGGGCTTTATTTTCAAATGATTTTGACCCTGATTTAACTCATGAAGCGCTTAAAGATTTTGAAACGAGACAGACGATTATACGACAATTGCTTCAATACAGTCAAATGTATGAATTAGATGGTATTAATTTTGATTTTGAAAATGTATATTTACAAGATGGTGAACTCGTTACACAATTTATGAGAGAAATTACCCCGTATCTTCATCAACTTGGACTTATTGTTTCCATGGACATCACATTTATATCAACAAGTGAAATGTGGTCGATGTTTTATAATCGTGAGGCATTATCGGAAATTGTTGATTATATGATTGTTATGGCGTATGACGAACATTGGGGAAGCTCGCCTGTAGCAGGAAGTGTTGCAAGTATTCCTTGGGTAGACCGTAACATAAACAGGATTCTTGAAGAAATTCCAAATGAGAAATTAATATTAGGTATTCCATTTTATGCAAGGCTTTGGCAAGAAGAAGAAACGGATGGTGGTAATATTGAAGTTTCTTCTCGGGCACTATCCATGGACCAAACATCTGCATGGCTAGAAGAGCATGATATTTCTTATAATTATGATGAGGAAAGTAAACAAAATTATGCTGAATATTATGATAAGGAAGAAGGAATTACGTATAAACTGTGGCTTGAGGACTTTCATTCCATTGAAGAACGCGTAAACATAATGGAACAGTATGATTTGCCTGGAGTGGCAAGTTGGGCTCGGAATTTTGCAAATGACGCAGCGTGGGAACACCTCGCATCCCTGCTGTCTACTGGAAATGAAAAGGAGAAATAA